The sequence CTCCTTGAGGGCTGAGTGTTGCCTGGCTCCCCCACGGTCAGTGATGAGTCCCAGAAGCCCTGGGTGCCGCCCACCGCGAGCCGCGTGCTGGTGGTGGCAGTGGGTCTTACGGTCAAGCGCCCTGCTCTTTCAGGTCCAGGACCTGCAGCTGGAACGGGAGATGGCACTGGCCACCAACCGGAGCCTGGCCGAGCAGAACCTGGAGCTCCAGGGTCCCCTGGAGCTCGGCCGCTCGAACCTCTCGGACAAGTACCAGGAGCTCCAGAAGCTGGTGGAGCGGTGCCAGGAGCAGAAGGCGAAGCTGGGTAGGCGGCTGGCCCCGCGACGGTGCACTTGGGCGCCTCTGGTAACAGGAGGGCCCTGTTCCTGGCTGGGTTGGGAGCTGCTGCAGTCACGTGGAAGGACAGATTCCATCTCCCTCCCCAGGACAGGAAGGGGCCAGCGGTTACTGAGGGTCACCACGTCCCCAGCCCTGTGCTGTGCTTTAACAGCCATCTCAGGGTAGGCACTGCTGTCCCCCTCATGTCCTAGATGAGAGGAGTGAGGCGCAGAGAGAGTCAGGAACGTGGCTGGGGCTCTGCGGCTCCACAGAGGTGGGACTGGAACCCAGAGAGCCTGCAGCCTGCACCGGCCACTCAGCCAGCCCTGCTCTGGCGCTTTGCAGAGCTGGTTGGGCTCTCTGTGTCCCAGCCTGCCGTCTGTGAAGGTGAGGGGCTGTCCTGGTTTTGAAGGTAGAGGACTGGACACCCAGGCAGGTGAAGAAACTCCCTGGGAGACAGAACAGGATTGGGGTTGGTGGGTGTGCCCCGAAGCCCAGGGCTTCTTGCTTCCCAGGCTGGCATGGGGAGGCAGGGGAGTAGGGTCTGGGCTGGGCTTGGGCGAGCTCCTCTCTGCTCAGGAAGGTGACCTGAGGGAACCGAACCGAAAGGTGTTCTGCAGCAGGGCCCAGGGCGGCGGCTGGGCCCCAGCATGCAGGGAACCCTCAGAGAGCCTTGTGGAAACCGTGGCCTCCGATACTGAATCAGGAGGCACTTCTGAAATGTCAACCTTTCTGCCCTCCCTTTCAGAGAAATTCTCTGCAGCCCTGCAGCTAGGGACCTTGTTGGACCTTCTGCAGATAGAGAGCATGAAGATTGAAGAGGAGTCCGAGGTGAGATGGCCAGTGACACCCCTGCTCCCTTGAAGAGTCGGCCCCTGGAGCGGGAGGCCTTGTCCCGAGCCCCGAGGTCTGCGGGCCTGTGGGGGGCCGTGGGACCGGGGCGTTAGTAGATGGTCAAGGTGGATGACATTTCCTCCTGTCTCTCTGTGGGGCCCCTTTTGGATGCAGAGAACAGGAGCCCAGCCTCACTGGCTGAAGCGGAAATCCGGAAATCCGGCCACAGGGCAGCTGGCAGTCCTGGGGGATGGGCAGTGCAGCAGGACCTGAAGCCGGGCCCCCAGCCACTCCCCTTTCCTGGGGCTGCCtggcctctcttctccctccctctgggcCTCTCTTTGGTCTCCACGTCTCCACGCTCTGGGTGGAGGACGCTGCGGGGTCCCACAGCCCCTGGGCTGGCTGGGCTGGCGATGGGGAGATCTCATCGTCCTGTCAGTCAACAATACATGCAGCAGCTGCTGTGAGCCTGGCACAATACGGGGGTGGGGACAGCAGTGGCCATGGCACGTTTCTGGCGAGGAAGATGGACTAATAGCCATGTGCTTGTATGACATATCCGCAGTGATAAGGGCCATAGAGAGAACTTCTCAAATGTAGGCCAGAGGAGGCAGGCAGCTCCCGGGCCCAGCTGACCCCGACCTGGGGGTATTTGGGTGGCCTCCATCCCGACAGACCCCTGTTGCCACTGGAGTTTATGTCTTCCAGGCCATGGCTGAGAAGTTCCTGGAGGGCGAGGTGCCCTTGGAAACGTTTCTGGAGAACTTTTCCTCCATGAGGATGCTGTCCCATCTGCGCCGGGTTCGGGTGGAGAAGCTCCAGGATGTGATGAGGAAGCCCAGAGCCTCCCTGGAGCCGGCTGGTGATGCTCCACCTCCccgcccacctcccccacctcgcCCCACCCCCCAGGTGCCGCCCCCTGTGGCTGAGGATCTGCAGTCACAGCCACCGCCAACGCTACCGCCACCATCAGCGgcccctccctttcctctgccCTACAGCCCCTCTCCAGGCCTTCCCGCGGGCCCCATTGCCCAAGGTGCGCTCCAGCCGGCCCCCTTccctgtggtgtcccagccctcCTTTTCCTACAGTGGGCCTTTGGGGCCCCCGTACTCATCAGCCCAGTCGGGGCCTAGGGCTGCTGCAGGCTACTCCTGGTCCCCACAGAGAAGCATGCCACCCCGGCCAGGCTATCCTGTGGCCCCCACTGGTGCCTCTGGCCCTGGGTACCCCGTGATGGGGGGCCAGGGCCCCAGTCCTGGTTATCCTCAACAGCCCCCCTACCCCTCAACAGGAGGAAAACCTCCCTACCCGACGCAGCCCCAGCTCCCGAGCTTCCCAGGCCAGCTACAGCCCCCAGGCCCCCTTCAGCCTCCCTATCCCCCCGGGCCCGCCCCTCCCTATGGGTTTCCACCGCCTCAGGGGCCTGCCTGGCCGGGCTATTAGACATGGTCCTGGCCCTTGGCCTTCCCTACTTCTACCTGGCGCACAACCTTTGGCCCACCCACTGCTGAGATTCGAGGTTAAACTGGAAGTGGAGTTGACTCCCCCATGGTGTTGTGTCCCACACGGGGGGCCTGGGGGCACCGGGCTGGGAGTGCACAGGCCTGGAAAGGCGCCAGCCGGTCCCAGCACTGGCTGCCCTCCCGGGGGAAGGGGGCGCCTCGTTTCTGTGACTGGCTTTAGCTTTTCTGGTGCTCACCAGGCTGGGAGCTCAGTCCTCACCGAGGGTGCCCGGGAGGGAGCAGATGCTCGCGTTTGTGGACCTCTGCTTGTGCCTGCACTCGCTCCTGGACGTCTGAACCCCATGCGGAGTTCTCTCGATGACAGGGTGGCCGGGTCTCTGTCTCCTGctcaccccctccctctcctctgggaTTTGGCATGTTCAGCTGAGGGCTACAGCTCTTTGTGTCTCTCAGGTCCATTCAAGAATGGCCTGCCCTGCACGCCATGTCAGGGTTGGATCAGGGGAGAGAACAGAGTTATTAGGAAAAATACTTCATGGTTTTTAAGTCACACAAAGCCATAATTGAACTCTCATAGACTGGTGTCAGATAATCTTGTTCTGTATGCTAGTTTGAATGATGGCAGTGGAGCCAACGCAGTGAGGAGGCTGGGGATTGTGAGGTGGACCCCAGACCTCGCTTGCCCTGGTTAGAGGATCCAGGGGGCTACCTTGGACCCTTtggctggaggagagggagcagcTCTGGCCCAGGAGATCATGATCACATAGGGGGCTCATTTAGGAGCGGAGGGCCGGgtcacctccccagcccccccTCTTTTCCGGTGCCCTCCACTTCTGGCTGACCTCTGAGGCCCACCCCGTCCATCCACTCCTTCAGTGCCTTGAGTCTCACttgcagcagccccctcccttcATCCCCTTCCTTTGGCTCCTGGATGTAACTCACTTCCCCCACTCCCAAAATCCCTCCTAAGACAGACATCAGAAGATACCCTGACAGTTACTTCCCAAATGGTGCTTTGTAAAACACCATCACTACATCAGAATCCGTTTCTTTACATCTCTCATCTTCAGAATGTAAGGGGCAGGGATTGTGACTCCATGCCACATGCAGCCCCCACCCAGCACACTGGGGGTTTTCAGCACGGTTAGTAAGAGACATGACAACAGACCAAAGGGAGGGTGTGATGAGCAAAGCATTAATGTGGTTGTTAATGTGGTTGTTCCCGACGTGAACCAGGTCTCAAGGGCAGACTCTGGAGCTGCTATCAGTTAGGAAGTCATATGTGCCTTGAAATGTCCACTACTCGAGTACCCAGCATCTGGTGGGCCTGGGTGGCTGGGGGCCAACGGGGAAACTCGACCTCTGGAGCCTGCCCCGCTCCCGGCCTGCGTGCCATTGGTGGGTGCATGCGATCGGATGCTTGACTGGCGATGTCGGTCTCTTACCAGTTGTGCTTGCTTCTCAGAAGTTATTTATACAGAGAAATCACTAATGGACTCTTCCAGTTCGAGCGCTTATGGACTGGGTGAATAGTTGCTGGGATGTTTGTGTAATTAATTGCCATAATAAACTTTGATGAGTTACAGGTAGGTTTGTGGCTCCGGTGAATTTAAGAACGGAAGATGTGGCTGCCTGTGAGGCATTGATTTTGTCGACTGAAAGGAAGATGGGAAACATGAGAGTTGGGGATTTCAGTTTTATTCAGAGGCCTTACTAAGAATTATATCTCGGtggctctgagaaactgctccacaGAGGTAGGGGGAGAAGCCAGTATGCGTATGATTTTGGCCAGGGTGTACGTGCAGTCAGGCACCTCTAGGTGTCACCCTAGAATCGTTTCAGctcctctgtgtgtctcagtTTCTCCTGACAGGCTAAACCCTCCCTGGGCGCTCAAAGCACTGGATGGCCCGTCTCTACGTGTGGCTCCCTGGATGAGCTAGTTTTTCAGATTAATGAGCGGGTTTCCCTGTGGGACTGCTGCATGTTAGGAGGATTCGCCTCCTCCATTCCCGGAAATTTCTCAGTAAATTTCTCAGTTGTCCGAGAAAACCGTACCTGGCCAGGTGGAGCTGGGGCCCTTTGGAGCTGAAAGGTCTCATATGGTATCTTCACTTTCGTACTGGCAAACCCTGTAAAATGGCCAGTTTGAGGAAGGATGTCAGGCCAGCCTCCTACCTAATCTCCCAGTCCGAACCTTCCAAGTATCTTTCAACTGAACaattttctcagtatctttcaaCTGAGAAGTCAGGTACTTTTAAAACTAACACTGAATGGACTGTCAACCAAGATGGAAGATATGAGActcaggagagactcacccaatcGTCTGGGCTCAccgaggaggcagatgggcacaaggGGCCcttgctggtaccaaggctccagatCCTTGGAGAATTCAGGCGTGGAGGGAagctgctctgggtccctttgtGGTCACCAAAActgtcaactgaaagaaaaacacgACGTAAGAGCTATTGGTTTCAGTTTTATTCGGGGACCTTGCTATAGGACAGTTGCCCAGGAAACAGCCTCTCAGTAGCTCTGAGAAGCCAGTGTATATATGATTTTGTCTGAGGAATGTGTGCGGTCAAGCACCCATCTTGGTAAAAATTACTGTTAGTAGTGAGGATGTCACAAACCA is a genomic window of Camelus bactrianus isolate YW-2024 breed Bactrian camel chromosome 10, ASM4877302v1, whole genome shotgun sequence containing:
- the VPS37C gene encoding vacuolar protein sorting-associated protein 37C yields the protein METLKDKTLEQLEEMQNDPEAIDRLAQESPEVQDLQLEREMALATNRSLAEQNLELQGPLELGRSNLSDKYQELQKLVERCQEQKAKLEKFSAALQLGTLLDLLQIESMKIEEESEAMAEKFLEGEVPLETFLENFSSMRMLSHLRRVRVEKLQDVMRKPRASLEPAGDAPPPRPPPPPRPTPQVPPPVAEDLQSQPPPTLPPPSAAPPFPLPYSPSPGLPAGPIAQGALQPAPFPVVSQPSFSYSGPLGPPYSSAQSGPRAAAGYSWSPQRSMPPRPGYPVAPTGASGPGYPVMGGQGPSPGYPQQPPYPSTGGKPPYPTQPQLPSFPGQLQPPGPLQPPYPPGPAPPYGFPPPQGPAWPGY